The DNA segment AAATGAAAGAGGTTGAGGTATTTTAGTCCAGCCCTGCTGATAGATATTCACCTCTATTGATTTATATGCAGTATTGTTAATAGTCTCTACCTCTGGAATAGTATCATAAGGGTCTATGACTACATAAATCTTATACTCACCTATTGGTAAATCAGGAATCCAGTTTATCTCTGTTGTTTCTCTTCCTTTAGCATAAATTGTAGTTATTGTCTTAGACCCTATCTCTACACCATTTACTGGGGCTCCAAGGAAGAATTTAATCAATACATCTGCTGCATCTGTATCACCAAGATTATGAATAATGGCAGAGATTTTTGTTTTTTCATTTGGTCGTGGGAAGTTAGGATTAAAATTAATATCAATTGGTTCAATCTCTAATTCTGGCTTATTTTGTTCTAATCCTGCCCTTGAAATAGTCAATGCTGGGTCTCCTAACATATTCCATTCATGCTGCCAGAGGTAATTATATGAATTAAGTGTTAATTCACCGAGAGAGAAACTGTTATAACTATACTCTGCCATAAATTGATATGCCTTTATAGGATAAATAATACCATCAGTTGTTCCTGCAGATGCTCCCCAATAAGCAATAGCACCACCATTTTCTTTCTTAAGGAAAGCCTCTGCAAGACAATCAGGAAACTTACTGTCATCCCATAAAAAATCAGCCGTATCACAAGCAGCGCCAAAGACAACAGGCAATTTATCACTATTATAAAGGCTATTTACCTGTCTAACTGAAAACGGTGATTCCGTATTCATCGCCCACCCTAAAGGATGTCCATGTCCATTATAGGTTACTAATAAGTGACCATCATTAATTGCTTCAACAACCATTCCACCTGTACCTGTTTCTTCGATCTTAGTTACTTCAAACCCCACAGGTAAGAGATAATAATTTATTAAGGCATCAAAGTCACCACCAAAACCTTTTCCATCCACCATTAAAACTTTATTCCGCCACTTTCCTGGTATAGGATTTTTTTCATATTCGATTATCTTGTTAACCATCACCTTTGTGTCTGTTCCAGATTCTACAGGCAGTCGACCTATCATTATATCCATTGTCCAGTATTCCCAAGATAGACTTTCATCATTGATACAGACATACCAAGTATCAGCTACTGGTTCACCTATATAGGGATATATCTCTCTAAGAAACTTTGGAGGTACATAGGAAAAATACTGTTTCTCACCATCTCCAAAGATAACTACATAGCCAAGATGGTTATCTTCCATAGAAGGAGCAGACCAATTGTTATAGACATATTTGATAAAATCTTTGATAGAAGTAGTCGTTCCTTTCTCAGTAATAGGGAATTCGTTATAGATAGATGTTGTATTGACTACGGCGACATTGAAGCCGTTGTATTCTGCCCGATGCTCGGCTAATCTTCTTAAATCTTCGTTATTGTAGAATCCCTCAGAGGTAATAATCAGATAATCCGCAGAGTTTGCTGGGTCTTTCAGGTTGGTGATGTAGCTTACTGTTCCTGTTCTTTTAGTGGTAAGTGGTAAGTGGCGAGTGGTAAGTGGTTTGTAGTTTAATAGTGTGTGTTTTAATACATTGGCAAAAGGTGAAGCCATCTCTGGTTGTTTTAGTGATAGAGGCATTCCCTTTTTGCGAAGGTAGTTTATTTCTATCTTCAGGTTAGAATAAACCCTAAGCTGCATATTTTTCGGATTGAATTGGATAGGGAAGATTTCTAATCTGAGCACTCGCTGATCACGGATGTAGCCGATAGAAGCAAGCTTGCATATTTTAGATTTTAGATTTTGGATTTTGGATTTGTTTGGGATTTGGGATTTGGAATTTGGAATTTTATCATCGGGATACCAAACATCTTGCTCGTAAAACTCCTCATCGATAAAGAATTCTTCAGCAACATATTTGTAGCCCTCTGGGGTGATTTTTACTACCTGCTTTGGGACGGGATAGATTAAATAGGAATTTTGAATTTTGAATTTTAAATTTTGAATTTTAAATTCAATATCTACTCCATCAGGGATGGCAAGCATTACCTGGATTACAGGTAGTTTAGGTTTGCCGACCTCTTGAGTAAAATTCCACTCATGCCCTGGAATACTGAGTAATTGAAATTTCTCATTCCCCATTTTACATTTTACATTTTTAACTTCCTTCTCCTCCACATTCACACCAAATACATTCGCTTCGAGTGTAATGCCTGAGCTATCTTCTTTAACTACCCTAATCTCTGGTTGTGCAGGAGAAGACACCCCTTCTTTAAATCCCACCCAGTCCGCCGCCTGCGAGATACCGGCAAAGAATATTAAATTAATGCCTGCAATAATTATCTTTTTATATATCATAATGGAATTTAAATTGAAATATAATTAAAATACGATTGAAATATATTGTTTTTTTCTGCCAATTTCCATCTATTTCTACATATTTCTATTATATTTCCACCAATAAATATACCATAAAATAATACAGAAGTCAATTAGAAAAGCAACTAAAGGATTAAGAAACTGAAGGACTGAACAAGAAAAATCGCCACGAAGACACAAAGGCACAAAGGAAACACAAAAAAACATAGTTTTAATCTTCGTGTCTTAGTAACTTAGTGGCAATATTACAAACAACCCTCAATAAATCTGTTCCTGACAGAGCCTGCTCCTGATAGGTTCAGAAGTTCAGGAATTGAGGATTCCGAAACCATAGATAAAAAGAAAGACCTGATTCTTTCCGGCCGAAAAAGAAATCAGGTCTCTCTTGTTTAATTAGGATACTCCTCGCTATTTTTATTCATACATTTATGGTGTGGGTATGAATGAAAATGTAATGTAGAATACATCCTCGTATATATCCATTGGGTCATTCTCTCTAATAACAATTCTTGCCCATAGGTCTTGGTTATACTTTACTCGCTTTCCATCCACACATGGTAATGGAGTTCCTGGCATATCACCATTAAAAGCTGGTGCAAGTGTAAATGAACCTTTACTTGGTTCTCTCCCACTTGGAGTTGCCATCGCATAGTATGTTGTAAGTGTCGCATTATCCGCGTGGTTTCTCTTTACATGGTCACACCCTGATACTGCTATCTTTAGAGAGTGTGTACTTGTTGCAATTGCTGATACATGGATATTCGTCCAGTTAATCATATAATCGTTACCTGGTATCATTCTCCCGTCCCACTCAAGATGGACATCATCAATATCTACATACATACATGCTCTTCCATTAAAAGTATGCGTCATAGTTGCTACCCATGGTCCTGCACATTCCTTTTCATATGGAGTATTTTCACCTTTACCCCAAGCATAGGGATAAGCTGACTGAGGTGGTGGAGTGTATCCGTCTTCTGGTGTAAAGAATGCT comes from the bacterium genome and includes:
- a CDS encoding C25 family cysteine peptidase; this translates as MIYKKIIIAGINLIFFAGISQAADWVGFKEGVSSPAQPEIRVVKEDSSGITLEANVFGVNVEEKEVKNVKCKMGNEKFQLLSIPGHEWNFTQEVGKPKLPVIQVMLAIPDGVDIEFKIQNLKFKIQNSYLIYPVPKQVVKITPEGYKYVAEEFFIDEEFYEQDVWYPDDKIPNSKSQIPNKSKIQNLKSKICKLASIGYIRDQRVLRLEIFPIQFNPKNMQLRVYSNLKIEINYLRKKGMPLSLKQPEMASPFANVLKHTLLNYKPLTTRHLPLTTKRTGTVSYITNLKDPANSADYLIITSEGFYNNEDLRRLAEHRAEYNGFNVAVVNTTSIYNEFPITEKGTTTSIKDFIKYVYNNWSAPSMEDNHLGYVVIFGDGEKQYFSYVPPKFLREIYPYIGEPVADTWYVCINDESLSWEYWTMDIMIGRLPVESGTDTKVMVNKIIEYEKNPIPGKWRNKVLMVDGKGFGGDFDALINYYLLPVGFEVTKIEETGTGGMVVEAINDGHLLVTYNGHGHPLGWAMNTESPFSVRQVNSLYNSDKLPVVFGAACDTADFLWDDSKFPDCLAEAFLKKENGGAIAYWGASAGTTDGIIYPIKAYQFMAEYSYNSFSLGELTLNSYNYLWQHEWNMLGDPALTISRAGLEQNKPELEIEPIDINFNPNFPRPNEKTKISAIIHNLGDTDAADVLIKFFLGAPVNGVEIGSKTITTIYAKGRETTEINWIPDLPIGEYKIYVVIDPYDTIPEVETINNTAYKSIEVNIYQQGWTKIPQPLSFMIQVSPAVGDIDGDGDLEVVSAVTGNYLYIWHHNGDFVDNWPKLITVEENGDIAGTPILADMDNDNKLEIIISGRKRFYVLNHDGSNVPGFPKEGTNSNSPAIGDIDNDGDLEIVVEMNDKLYTWHHNGTLVDGDWPKEINLQGGYHPIIADIDKDGNHEIIAFSTEGKVYVLQSDGELAPGQWPKTIPYPDGFPDVFAVGNIDSDDELEIIIASYQSPKIFLYALNYDGSDVFGYPKQVGGNDYNVSYLVILGDIDNNGDMEVIIDTCNYLYVLNHDGSNVTGWPKAGSQRGPSHPLISDMDNDNQFEVIESIYYMKKGTITIWNNDGTQKLNLLMKPEDRRTSPLVIADIDLDGDVEVICAGEEFMHIAWAIPKVYIWDYEGKCEKGALEWPMANHDMRRTNCYNTDIVSPSRITDLKALNPKPTSIDLTWTAPGDDKDKGSSTCYFIRYATWTITPQNWHLTNKATSTIVPKDAGSPECFTVPNLCPTTTYYFCIRARDDDFNLSPLSNITFERTLSPAMITLISPTRGVVGKRVSISGCNFYPTETIRIEFGNTTTIALSTCVGGSFTTTFT